A stretch of the Nosocomiicoccus ampullae genome encodes the following:
- a CDS encoding Na/Pi cotransporter family protein — translation MDITPMEVIFSFLGGLGIFLYGIKSMGDGLQAAAGDRLREILNRMTATPLRGILAGMLVTILIQSSSGTTVITIGLVSAGFMTLKQAIGVIMGANIGTTVTAFIIGLDIGEYALPVLAIGSFLLFFSNKTTTNNIGRILFGFGALFFGLELMGDGVKPLADLEAFRNLMLQMSDNRFLGLAVGTILTVIVQSSSATIAILQNFYLNDLVDLKAALPILLGDNIGTTITAILAALVGSIAAKRAAAVHVIFNVVGAVIFIILLPLFVIYVDFLQSLLNLNKPMTIAFAHGSYNLINTLIQLPFIGTLAWIVTKIVPGKDLAEDYKPNLLDPILLKQSPQLATQSAQSEVKNLGLIVSDTFKDLYKYVENPTDKRYRKIQEKIQLIDNVQDRIRKYLMNILELQNQRSIDSENIAALLEVTRIYTNTADFIEKFTIEYKKKEDARIRISDAAFEGLETMMKHVKRSLDMTVDSIDIYNPAGLERIIQLGKQSNKIEHNLRQDHVSRLNDGTCSPESGAVYAELIALLERIGYNSRNISETILYSTRHELPEEFTIYD, via the coding sequence ATGGATATAACTCCAATGGAAGTCATCTTCTCTTTCCTTGGTGGACTTGGTATATTTTTGTACGGTATTAAGTCTATGGGAGACGGTTTACAAGCAGCCGCTGGGGACCGTTTACGTGAGATTTTAAACCGTATGACAGCAACGCCACTTCGTGGAATTTTAGCTGGGATGCTTGTAACTATTTTAATTCAGAGTAGTTCGGGTACAACTGTAATTACAATCGGCTTAGTTTCTGCTGGCTTTATGACTCTTAAACAAGCCATCGGTGTAATTATGGGTGCAAATATCGGAACGACAGTCACAGCTTTCATTATCGGTTTAGATATTGGTGAATATGCATTACCTGTTTTAGCAATTGGTAGTTTTCTGTTATTCTTTTCAAATAAAACAACTACTAATAATATCGGTCGTATTTTATTTGGATTTGGTGCATTATTCTTTGGTCTTGAATTGATGGGAGACGGGGTAAAACCGCTCGCTGATCTAGAGGCCTTTAGAAACTTAATGTTACAAATGAGCGACAATAGATTTTTAGGTCTAGCAGTTGGTACGATACTTACAGTGATTGTACAAAGCTCAAGTGCAACAATTGCGATATTACAAAACTTCTATTTAAACGACCTTGTCGATTTAAAAGCAGCGTTACCAATATTACTTGGTGATAACATCGGAACGACAATTACAGCAATTCTTGCTGCCCTTGTTGGATCAATTGCTGCTAAACGTGCTGCAGCAGTTCACGTTATTTTTAACGTAGTAGGTGCAGTAATATTTATAATATTACTACCTTTATTTGTAATATATGTCGATTTTCTACAGTCATTATTAAACTTAAATAAGCCAATGACTATCGCTTTTGCACACGGTTCTTATAACTTAATAAACACATTAATTCAGTTACCATTTATCGGTACACTCGCGTGGATTGTTACTAAAATTGTTCCAGGTAAAGATCTTGCTGAAGATTATAAACCAAACCTTTTAGATCCAATTTTACTTAAGCAATCACCACAACTTGCGACTCAAAGCGCTCAGAGTGAAGTGAAAAACCTAGGGTTAATCGTCTCAGATACATTCAAAGATTTATACAAATACGTTGAAAACCCTACAGATAAACGCTATAGAAAAATTCAAGAAAAAATACAACTGATTGATAATGTACAAGACCGTATTAGAAAATATTTAATGAATATATTAGAACTTCAAAATCAGCGAAGTATCGATAGCGAAAATATCGCTGCACTATTAGAAGTAACAAGAATTTACACAAATACTGCTGACTTTATTGAGAAGTTTACAATTGAATACAAAAAGAAAGAAGATGCACGTATCCGTATTTCAGACGCTGCATTTGAAGGATTAGAAACTATGATGAAGCACGTCAAACGTTCACTCGATATGACCGTAGACTCCATTGATATTTATAATCCAGCTGGGTTAGAACGTATTATTCAACTCGGTAAACAATCAAATAAAATCGAACATAACTTACGTCAAGACCACGTTTCGCGACTCAATGATGGAACGTGCTCACCTGAATCAGGTGCAGTATATGCTGAACTAATCGCGTTACTTGAGCGTATCGGTTATAACTCAAGAAACATCTCAGAAACAATTCTTTACTCAACAAGACACGAGTTACCAGAAGAATTTACGATTTATGACTAA
- a CDS encoding YtoQ family protein, which yields MELTVYLAGEIHTNWRDELEEKVKDKKLNINFVSPQTNHDLSDDIGEKILGEQPNNYFRDDAASSINNLRTTVLMQNADIVIARFGDEYKQWNTAMDATTAVNLGKPLILIRPKAHIHPLKELSNKANVVLEEVDQAVEVLEYIYK from the coding sequence GTGGAATTAACTGTTTATTTAGCAGGCGAGATTCATACAAACTGGCGTGATGAGTTAGAAGAAAAAGTAAAAGATAAAAAACTTAATATTAACTTCGTTTCTCCTCAAACAAATCATGACTTATCAGATGATATTGGTGAAAAAATTTTAGGTGAACAACCAAATAATTACTTTAGAGACGATGCTGCGTCTAGTATTAATAACTTAAGAACGACTGTTTTAATGCAAAACGCAGATATCGTTATTGCACGATTCGGCGATGAATATAAGCAGTGGAACACTGCAATGGACGCAACAACCGCTGTAAATCTTGGGAAACCACTCATCTTAATTCGCCCAAAAGCGCACATTCACCCACTTAAAGAACTGTCTAATAAAGCAAATGTTGTATTAGAAGAAGTTGACCAAGCGGTCGAAGTATTAGAATATATTTATAAATAA
- the aroF gene encoding 3-deoxy-7-phosphoheptulonate synthase translates to MIIHISQNSSENQIDEITQFVESMGLNVHRSNGSNRIILGLTGDVSKIDINTLKKYNIVEDVYRITAPYKKANREFHETDSVIDIGGGVKVGGGHFLMCAGPCSVENETDTIELAKQLKDAGANSLRGGAFKPRTSPYSFQGLGVEGLRILNEAKKETGLPIVSELMGTDHLDTFVDMVDVIQIGARNMQNFDLLKAVGQTDKPVLLKRGMSATIEEWLMSAEYILAGGNKNVIFCERGIRTFEDATRNTLDIQAVPVVQKESHLPIVIDPSHAAGIRYVIPSMAKSAVMSGANGLQIEVHQNPEKAWSDGQQSLTPEEFKNLMETIKILLKIEGKTL, encoded by the coding sequence GTGATTATCCATATTTCACAAAACTCTAGTGAAAATCAAATTGATGAAATCACACAATTTGTTGAATCGATGGGGTTAAATGTCCATCGTTCAAACGGATCGAATAGAATTATTTTAGGTCTAACAGGTGACGTATCAAAAATAGATATTAATACGTTAAAAAAATACAATATCGTCGAAGATGTATATAGAATTACAGCACCTTATAAAAAAGCGAATCGTGAATTTCATGAGACAGATAGTGTCATCGATATCGGTGGTGGTGTTAAAGTCGGTGGTGGTCACTTTTTAATGTGCGCAGGTCCATGTTCAGTTGAGAATGAAACTGACACAATTGAACTTGCGAAGCAACTAAAAGATGCTGGAGCAAACTCTTTACGTGGTGGTGCATTTAAACCGAGAACTTCACCATATAGCTTTCAAGGACTCGGTGTTGAAGGGCTACGAATTTTAAACGAAGCGAAAAAGGAAACGGGATTACCAATTGTTTCAGAGCTTATGGGGACTGACCATTTAGATACGTTTGTCGATATGGTAGATGTTATTCAAATTGGTGCACGTAATATGCAGAATTTTGATTTATTAAAAGCAGTTGGTCAAACAGATAAACCTGTTCTTTTAAAACGGGGCATGTCAGCAACAATTGAAGAGTGGTTAATGAGTGCAGAATATATATTAGCGGGTGGAAACAAGAACGTTATATTCTGTGAACGCGGCATTCGAACGTTTGAAGATGCAACACGTAACACATTAGATATTCAAGCAGTACCGGTTGTGCAAAAAGAATCTCATTTACCAATTGTAATCGATCCATCTCACGCTGCAGGAATTAGATATGTAATTCCATCAATGGCAAAATCAGCGGTCATGTCTGGTGCAAACGGCTTACAAATCGAAGTACATCAAAATCCTGAGAAAGCATGGAGTGATGGTCAACAATCATTAACTCCAGAAGAATTTAAAAATCTAATGGAGACGATTAAAATTCTTCTTAAAATAGAAGGGAAAACTTTATAA
- a CDS encoding PH domain-containing protein, protein MSLINISESELYPTESFGPALEGTIIYNVQGQAEWVGAFITTNERLIMNVDMNGEEYKRVFSYNDIADIYTNAHGLFIEFPEGMGKLALVNVKEGDVDTFVNYVKDKIN, encoded by the coding sequence ATGTCGTTAATTAATATTAGTGAATCAGAGTTATATCCAACAGAATCATTTGGGCCTGCACTTGAAGGAACAATAATTTATAACGTACAAGGGCAAGCAGAATGGGTAGGTGCATTTATTACGACAAATGAGCGCCTAATTATGAATGTAGATATGAATGGTGAAGAGTATAAACGTGTATTTTCATATAACGACATTGCTGACATTTATACAAACGCGCATGGATTATTTATAGAATTCCCTGAAGGCATGGGAAAGCTTGCTTTAGTTAATGTCAAAGAAGGCGACGTTGACACATTTGTGAATTATGTAAAAGATAAAATAAATTAA
- the mqo gene encoding malate dehydrogenase (quinone), whose translation MTTNEKKNVVLIGGGIMSATLGTLIKDLEPNWNVKMFETLESPALESSGPWNNAGTGHSALCELNYTPEDTDGNIDIIKAVNVNEKWQTSLQYWANLVKEGRLSAPEEFIKKVPHLSFVEGKDNVNYLRKRQEILKEHPLFEGMEFSTDPETLKEWMPLMMEGRESFEDIAATYMEKGTDVNFGELTRQLFNNLQHEGVSLNYKHEVLDLKQMDNGKWEVKVKDLNTGSDEFHIADFVFIGAGGGSLPLLQKTKIPESKNIGGFPVSGLFLVAQDEEIVNKHEGKVYGKAKVGAPPMSVPHLDTRYIDGKKSLLFGPFAGFSPKFLKTGSYFDLIGSVKPNNVFTMLASGAKEMPLTKYLISQLMLSDDDRIEELREFVPTAKKEQWETIIAGQRVQVIKDTDKGKGTLMFGTETIVSQDGSVAALLGASPGASTSTDAMIDVLKRAFPEEFIEWQKEIKKMIPSYGKHLGDEKEMYELIDKEVREILKIK comes from the coding sequence ATGACAACGAACGAGAAGAAAAATGTCGTCCTAATCGGAGGAGGCATAATGAGTGCAACGTTAGGAACACTCATTAAAGATTTAGAACCTAACTGGAATGTGAAAATGTTTGAAACGCTTGAATCACCTGCGTTAGAGAGTTCAGGCCCTTGGAATAATGCCGGTACAGGTCACTCTGCACTATGTGAGTTAAACTATACGCCTGAAGACACAGACGGTAACATTGATATTATAAAAGCTGTTAATGTCAACGAAAAATGGCAAACATCATTACAATACTGGGCAAATCTCGTTAAAGAAGGCAGACTATCTGCACCTGAAGAGTTTATTAAAAAAGTACCACACCTTAGTTTTGTAGAAGGTAAAGATAACGTAAACTACTTAAGAAAACGTCAAGAAATTTTAAAAGAACATCCATTATTTGAAGGGATGGAGTTTAGTACGGATCCTGAAACGTTAAAAGAGTGGATGCCCCTAATGATGGAAGGTCGCGAGTCATTTGAAGATATTGCTGCGACTTACATGGAAAAAGGTACAGACGTAAACTTTGGTGAGTTAACAAGACAACTCTTTAACAACTTACAACATGAAGGTGTCTCTCTAAACTATAAACATGAAGTATTAGATTTAAAACAAATGGATAACGGTAAATGGGAAGTTAAAGTGAAAGACTTAAATACAGGGTCTGATGAATTCCATATCGCAGATTTCGTATTTATCGGCGCAGGCGGTGGAAGTTTACCACTACTTCAAAAAACGAAAATACCTGAGTCTAAAAATATTGGTGGATTCCCAGTCAGTGGTTTATTCTTAGTTGCACAAGATGAAGAAATCGTTAATAAGCATGAAGGTAAAGTGTATGGTAAAGCTAAAGTTGGTGCGCCACCAATGTCAGTACCTCACTTAGATACACGATATATCGACGGTAAAAAATCATTACTATTTGGACCATTCGCAGGATTCTCACCTAAGTTCTTAAAAACAGGTTCTTACTTTGACTTAATCGGATCTGTTAAACCGAATAACGTTTTCACAATGCTTGCATCTGGAGCAAAAGAAATGCCATTAACGAAATATTTAATTAGTCAGTTAATGCTATCAGATGATGATCGTATTGAGGAACTAAGAGAGTTTGTTCCAACTGCTAAAAAAGAGCAATGGGAAACGATTATTGCAGGCCAACGTGTTCAAGTAATTAAAGATACTGATAAAGGGAAAGGTACTTTAATGTTTGGTACTGAAACAATTGTTTCACAAGATGGTTCAGTCGCAGCGCTACTCGGAGCATCACCAGGTGCATCGACTTCTACAGATGCAATGATTGATGTTTTAAAACGTGCATTTCCTGAAGAGTTTATCGAATGGCAAAAAGAAATTAAGAAAATGATTCCTTCATATGGTAAACATCTCGGCGATGAAAAAGAAATGTATGAGTTAATCGATAAAGAAGTTCGTGAGATTCTTAAAATTAAATAA
- a CDS encoding HAD family hydrolase, with product MKVALFDFDGTIYPYETFETLRLHMRDNPKYKKYYKHFVRRFAPAYFGHKLKLVPELQYQYKALESYIHAFKGATKEEMDEFFNIVGKSMRKELNKNVMERLQWLRDNDYYTILVSGAFHPMLEAIFKDEFCHIIGSEVNYNEKGIVSTKQPFVRVFGTRKIELIFDHLKKKEVEWEESHAYSDSATDLSMLKLVGHPVVVKPDLTLEIIADKNGWEILK from the coding sequence ATGAAGGTCGCACTATTTGATTTTGACGGAACGATTTATCCATATGAAACATTCGAAACATTACGTTTACACATGCGTGATAATCCAAAATATAAAAAATACTACAAACACTTTGTGAGACGTTTTGCGCCTGCATATTTTGGTCATAAACTAAAGCTTGTACCAGAATTACAGTACCAGTACAAAGCATTGGAGTCATATATTCATGCATTTAAAGGTGCGACAAAAGAAGAGATGGACGAATTTTTTAATATCGTTGGTAAATCGATGCGTAAAGAGCTGAACAAAAATGTCATGGAACGATTACAGTGGTTACGCGATAACGATTACTATACGATTCTCGTTTCTGGAGCATTTCACCCGATGTTAGAAGCAATTTTTAAAGATGAATTTTGCCATATAATCGGTTCAGAAGTGAACTATAACGAAAAAGGTATCGTCTCAACGAAGCAACCATTTGTGAGAGTATTCGGCACTCGTAAAATCGAATTGATTTTTGATCATTTAAAAAAGAAAGAAGTAGAATGGGAAGAGAGTCATGCATATAGTGACAGTGCTACAGATTTAAGTATGTTAAAACTTGTTGGCCATCCGGTGGTCGTTAAACCAGATTTAACATTAGAAATTATTGCTGATAAAAACGGATGGGAAATATTAAAATAA
- a CDS encoding YeiH family protein yields the protein MKNNARLFLYGILFTIIVAAISYLLSYIPVLSSIGALAIAIIISMIYRNSIGYPEPLRGGITFVSKKLLRVAIILYGLKLNLYIIATDGLWLLIGGIFVILFSVFMIIFINKLFNGNENIALLLGFGTGICGAAAIGTVSSIIKSDEEDTAISIGLISLVGTFFALIYTFLFPVVNLTDSVYGMWAGLSLHEIAQVVLAGSVSQDSLAFSLLAKLSRVFLLVPVSFVLMYIWSKRTTRESTTQKVNFPYFLIGFLLLAVINTFIAIPENISQAIDEIAKFLMIMAMVGLGLNVSFKSLLNKAKVPMISLLVTSSLLSVITYFLLILI from the coding sequence ATGAAAAATAATGCACGACTGTTTTTATATGGAATTTTATTTACAATAATTGTTGCTGCAATTAGCTATCTGCTCTCATACATACCTGTTCTTTCTAGTATCGGTGCACTTGCGATTGCAATCATCATTTCTATGATCTACCGAAACTCTATTGGATATCCTGAGCCGTTAAGAGGTGGCATTACATTTGTTTCAAAAAAATTACTTCGCGTTGCAATTATATTATACGGACTGAAGCTAAATTTATATATCATTGCAACAGACGGGTTATGGCTACTTATAGGTGGAATTTTCGTTATTTTATTTAGCGTGTTTATGATTATTTTTATCAATAAATTATTTAATGGTAATGAAAATATCGCACTCTTATTAGGTTTTGGAACAGGTATTTGCGGTGCAGCAGCAATTGGGACAGTTTCTTCGATTATTAAAAGTGATGAAGAAGACACTGCGATTAGTATCGGACTAATTTCATTAGTCGGTACATTTTTTGCTCTCATATATACATTTCTATTCCCCGTTGTGAATTTAACAGACTCTGTCTACGGGATGTGGGCAGGGCTTAGTTTACATGAAATCGCACAAGTCGTTTTAGCAGGAAGTGTAAGTCAAGATAGCCTTGCATTTTCGCTACTTGCGAAATTATCACGTGTATTTTTACTAGTTCCTGTTAGCTTTGTATTAATGTACATTTGGTCAAAACGAACGACAAGAGAAAGTACGACACAAAAAGTGAATTTCCCGTACTTTTTAATCGGATTTTTATTACTCGCAGTGATCAATACGTTTATAGCAATCCCTGAAAATATTTCTCAAGCAATCGATGAAATCGCAAAATTTCTAATGATTATGGCAATGGTTGGACTCGGGTTAAACGTTTCATTTAAATCACTATTAAATAAAGCTAAAGTACCGATGATTTCTCTACTTGTGACGTCAAGTTTACTATCTGTTATCACTTATTTTTTATTAATTCTAATATAA
- a CDS encoding FdhF/YdeP family oxidoreductase, producing the protein MGKTLHPGPVNKTKRWDPKLWVSPIPFGLTKVKPHHMRDTAKIVWKNRDNLNYAKNIILKGVCDGCALGVSGLQDQTLNGPHMCTTRFNVLRLNTAPPIDPEFLHQDIDELRKYSSRELREKGRIPYPMIRRKGERRFTRISWDEAMDQIAGKMRELDPKQYAFYLTSRGITNESYYVAAKTARYLGTNHIDNASRICHSPSKSALMRSIGVGASTCNYQDWLGTDVLVFWGSVASNASPVSTKYMMEAKKRGTKIIVINPYREPALEDYWIPSVTESALFGTKIADDFYEVNIGGDIALMHGIMKHWFEMEEVQEGSAINHDFIKEHVNNYEELMENVKSQDWDELVESSGISKSDIIELSETLAKAKTGVMVWALGLTMHSHATDNISQVANVALLRGWLGKKHCGLMPLRGHSSVQGSGEMGADPFSLPGGGFDDENVERIEKLWGFDLPNWPGDTVGVTIENAMLDEDNERKLKLYYMSGGNFLETMPDPDFVEQALSNLDIRVHQDIILNTSTLVDAKEAVIVLPAKTRYEQDGGGLSTSTERMVYFSPEIEGNRNRIEEARSEWQIYVDLAKRVKPEDSHLIDFKTGQDIRNEIAKGNPVYDGVQHLTKAGDVYQYGGAWLCEGGVCPTPDGRANLITMEIPKSNQKAGEYKLLMRRGAQFNSMVYGDVDNFNHMNRHDVLINPEDAKRQAIEDGEAIVLYNKNGVFQGHARYADIREGNVGTLFPEGNFLAQIGVYESFVEMPDYDANVKVEKADFFNANKDRQYLEKPVPDLEDNPN; encoded by the coding sequence ATGGGCAAAACATTACATCCAGGTCCTGTAAATAAAACAAAACGTTGGGATCCAAAATTATGGGTGAGTCCAATTCCATTCGGTTTAACAAAAGTTAAGCCGCATCATATGCGAGATACAGCTAAAATCGTATGGAAAAATAGAGATAACCTAAACTATGCCAAAAATATTATCTTAAAAGGTGTATGTGACGGGTGTGCATTAGGTGTTTCTGGTCTACAAGACCAAACACTAAATGGTCCACACATGTGTACGACACGTTTTAACGTTCTCAGATTAAACACAGCACCTCCAATCGATCCAGAATTTTTACATCAAGATATTGATGAGTTACGTAAATACTCAAGCCGTGAACTTCGTGAAAAAGGAAGAATTCCTTATCCGATGATTCGTCGTAAAGGCGAACGTCGTTTTACACGTATTTCATGGGATGAGGCAATGGATCAAATTGCAGGAAAAATGCGTGAATTAGATCCAAAACAATACGCGTTCTACCTAACAAGCCGTGGGATTACAAACGAATCTTACTACGTGGCAGCTAAAACTGCACGTTACTTAGGTACAAACCATATCGATAACGCATCACGTATTTGTCACTCACCATCTAAGTCAGCGTTAATGCGCTCAATTGGTGTAGGTGCATCAACATGTAACTACCAAGATTGGTTAGGTACAGATGTACTCGTATTTTGGGGATCTGTTGCATCTAACGCATCACCAGTATCAACAAAATACATGATGGAAGCGAAAAAACGTGGAACGAAAATTATCGTGATTAACCCGTACCGAGAACCAGCACTTGAAGATTACTGGATACCATCAGTCACTGAATCTGCGTTATTTGGAACAAAAATTGCAGATGATTTCTATGAAGTAAATATTGGTGGAGATATCGCACTAATGCACGGTATTATGAAACACTGGTTTGAGATGGAAGAAGTTCAGGAAGGTTCTGCAATTAACCATGATTTCATTAAAGAGCACGTGAATAACTACGAGGAATTAATGGAAAACGTTAAATCTCAAGACTGGGATGAGCTTGTTGAATCTTCAGGTATTTCTAAGAGTGACATCATTGAATTATCTGAAACACTCGCAAAAGCAAAAACTGGTGTAATGGTGTGGGCACTTGGTTTAACAATGCACTCACATGCAACAGACAACATTTCACAAGTGGCAAACGTCGCATTATTACGTGGTTGGTTAGGTAAAAAGCACTGTGGTTTAATGCCATTACGTGGACATTCAAGTGTTCAAGGTTCTGGAGAAATGGGTGCAGATCCATTCTCATTACCAGGTGGTGGATTTGACGATGAAAACGTTGAACGTATTGAAAAACTATGGGGCTTTGACTTACCGAACTGGCCGGGAGATACAGTTGGTGTAACGATTGAAAACGCAATGTTAGACGAAGATAATGAAAGAAAACTTAAGTTATATTACATGTCTGGTGGTAACTTCTTAGAAACAATGCCAGACCCTGACTTTGTTGAACAAGCATTATCAAACTTAGATATTCGTGTACACCAAGATATTATTTTAAATACATCAACACTTGTAGATGCGAAAGAAGCGGTTATCGTACTACCAGCTAAAACTCGTTATGAACAAGATGGTGGTGGTTTATCGACTTCAACAGAACGTATGGTATACTTCTCACCTGAAATTGAAGGAAACCGTAATAGAATTGAGGAAGCACGTAGTGAGTGGCAAATTTATGTAGACCTTGCGAAACGTGTAAAACCTGAAGACAGTCACTTAATCGACTTTAAAACAGGTCAAGACATTCGTAACGAAATCGCAAAAGGTAACCCAGTGTATGACGGTGTACAACACTTAACTAAAGCAGGAGACGTCTACCAATACGGTGGTGCTTGGTTATGTGAAGGTGGAGTTTGTCCGACACCAGACGGTCGTGCGAACTTAATTACGATGGAAATTCCTAAGAGTAACCAAAAAGCTGGAGAGTATAAACTATTAATGCGCCGTGGTGCACAGTTTAACTCAATGGTTTATGGTGACGTAGATAACTTCAACCATATGAACCGTCACGACGTACTCATCAACCCAGAAGATGCGAAACGTCAAGCAATTGAAGATGGAGAAGCAATTGTACTTTATAACAAAAACGGAGTATTCCAAGGACACGCGAGATACGCAGACATCCGTGAAGGAAATGTCGGTACATTATTCCCAGAAGGTAACTTCTTAGCACAGATCGGTGTTTACGAAAGTTTCGTAGAAATGCCAGATTACGATGCGAACGTTAAAGTTGAAAAGGCAGACTTCTTCAACGCAAACAAAGATAGACAATATTTAGAAAAACCAGTACCGGATTTAGAAGATAATCCGAACTAA
- the fdhD gene encoding formate dehydrogenase accessory sulfurtransferase FdhD, with translation MDIISNEKIIKYKNNEFEAFTDKVATEFPLTIYINDTEFATLVCTPDHLEELVIGFLASEGVIRSFSDIKSMNIDDRGGFCHIETTREIPIDVFSFTKRVLGSCCGKSRQFYFQSDMEMSKVSMSKTKITPDQIISLMKTMQDTSDVFKETGGIHNASIATPNGIIVQRGDIGRHNALDKLYGYCLKNNITVHDKVIIFSGRMSSEVLTKVSKIGVGIVLSKSAPTDLALRLAEDLNITAVGFIRRGMFNIYSHSDRVVGANKEE, from the coding sequence TTGGATATTATCTCAAATGAGAAAATTATTAAATATAAAAATAATGAGTTCGAAGCGTTCACTGACAAAGTTGCAACAGAGTTCCCTTTAACGATTTATATCAACGACACAGAATTTGCAACGCTCGTCTGTACGCCAGACCACTTAGAAGAATTAGTCATTGGATTTTTAGCATCTGAAGGTGTGATTCGATCATTTAGTGATATAAAATCTATGAATATCGATGACCGTGGAGGATTTTGTCATATCGAAACTACTCGAGAAATACCAATAGATGTATTTAGTTTTACTAAACGTGTACTCGGTTCATGCTGTGGTAAAAGTAGACAGTTTTATTTTCAAAGTGATATGGAAATGTCGAAAGTATCCATGTCAAAAACAAAAATCACTCCAGATCAAATCATCAGCTTAATGAAAACGATGCAAGATACATCAGATGTTTTTAAAGAAACTGGTGGAATTCATAACGCAAGTATCGCAACGCCTAACGGTATTATTGTCCAGCGTGGTGATATCGGTCGTCATAACGCACTCGATAAGTTATATGGATACTGCTTAAAAAATAATATTACTGTACACGATAAAGTGATTATCTTTAGTGGAAGAATGTCTTCAGAAGTATTAACGAAAGTATCTAAAATAGGTGTAGGAATTGTCCTTTCAAAATCAGCACCGACTGACTTAGCACTTAGACTTGCTGAAGACTTAAACATTACAGCCGTTGGATTTATAAGACGTGGTATGTTTAATATATACAGCCATTCAGACCGAGTAGTTGGTGCAAATAAAGAGGAGTAA
- a CDS encoding N-acetylglucosaminidase: MKNSLQKHILVIIMLVIILIFIIAFIVSMDYLLEKEEEPMYTFNEALERQISNGTEDLKFSDGYLVPASDDDIKKAMQPDLQSTYQFVELNNRSQVPVEILNELLKDAGVLKGTGEYFLKAEEEHNVNALYLIAHAKVETGNGKSKLAKGIKVDDKTYYNFYGIGAFDVAAIKEGSSYAKKAKWDSKERAIIGGAKFIRHEYFDNNQNTLYDMRWNPNNPGTHLYATDIKWPESISGILEEHYEVAQIKPDFIDSKIYKEEE; the protein is encoded by the coding sequence ATGAAAAATTCATTACAAAAACATATACTCGTAATTATAATGTTAGTAATTATATTAATATTTATTATTGCTTTTATTGTCTCAATGGACTATTTACTAGAAAAAGAGGAAGAACCAATGTATACATTTAATGAAGCTTTAGAACGACAAATTAGTAATGGTACAGAAGATTTAAAATTTAGTGATGGGTACCTTGTACCTGCATCTGATGATGACATTAAGAAGGCAATGCAACCGGATCTTCAAAGTACGTATCAGTTTGTTGAACTTAACAATAGATCACAAGTGCCAGTCGAAATACTGAATGAGCTATTAAAGGATGCTGGTGTTTTAAAAGGAACAGGAGAGTACTTTTTAAAAGCAGAAGAAGAGCATAATGTAAATGCACTATATTTAATCGCTCATGCTAAAGTAGAAACTGGCAATGGAAAATCAAAATTAGCAAAAGGTATCAAGGTTGACGACAAAACATATTATAATTTCTATGGTATCGGAGCATTCGACGTTGCAGCGATTAAAGAAGGTAGTAGTTACGCTAAAAAAGCGAAGTGGGATTCAAAAGAGCGTGCAATTATTGGTGGTGCGAAATTTATCCGTCATGAATATTTTGATAACAATCAAAATACACTATATGATATGCGCTGGAATCCAAATAATCCGGGGACACATTTATATGCAACGGATATTAAATGGCCAGAGTCCATTTCAGGAATATTAGAAGAGCATTATGAAGTAGCACAAATAAAACCGGATTTTATAGATAGTAAAATTTATAAAGAAGAGGAGTAA